One window from the genome of Bdellovibrio sp. NC01 encodes:
- a CDS encoding cell division protein ZapA encodes MTSEKKNYNFLIAGVPYKLKTSHDDATVQEMVDFVNNKMNQAMAVTKNGSFQNAAVLTAMNIAEELILLKRKAARELEKLEEKALALSQELENSKGNKVLNN; translated from the coding sequence GTGACATCAGAGAAAAAGAACTATAATTTCCTCATTGCTGGTGTTCCATACAAACTTAAAACTTCTCATGACGATGCGACTGTTCAGGAAATGGTCGACTTCGTAAATAACAAAATGAATCAAGCTATGGCCGTTACAAAAAACGGTTCCTTCCAAAATGCCGCGGTACTAACTGCGATGAACATTGCTGAAGAACTTATCCTCTTGAAAAGAAAAGCAGCTCGCGAGTTGGAAAAACTCGAAGAGAAGGCTTTGGCTCTTTCTCAAGAACTAGAAAATTCCAAAGGCAACAAGGTTTTGAACAACTAA
- a CDS encoding oxidoreductase, whose product MEYPTEVCLVGGSGLVGHELLMIYSYLDLVSSVKAISRSPLGRIAPKIDNIILDFDKMENQTENLKAKVFVCCLGSTIKKAGSQEAFKKVDYDYVMKFAKIAEKVGAQKFLVVSAMGANANSGVFYNRVKGEMERDLRKFNIPQIEIFRPSLILGERKEKRTFEGFAQKISPFMNKLLPAKYKAIQAKDIAKAMAIATVNFYPGLFIYDSGEIQKIADGKYHQH is encoded by the coding sequence ATGGAATATCCAACGGAAGTCTGTCTTGTCGGCGGTTCGGGCCTTGTGGGTCATGAACTGCTGATGATTTATTCTTATCTTGATCTTGTAAGCAGCGTGAAAGCGATTTCGCGCAGTCCCTTGGGTCGCATTGCCCCAAAGATCGACAATATCATTTTAGATTTCGACAAAATGGAAAACCAAACAGAAAACTTAAAAGCGAAAGTTTTCGTTTGCTGCTTGGGTTCGACAATTAAAAAAGCCGGCAGCCAAGAAGCGTTTAAAAAAGTCGACTATGATTACGTGATGAAGTTCGCGAAGATCGCAGAAAAAGTGGGCGCGCAGAAGTTTTTAGTGGTGAGCGCCATGGGGGCCAACGCAAATTCCGGTGTTTTCTATAATCGCGTCAAAGGCGAGATGGAAAGGGATTTGCGCAAGTTCAACATTCCCCAAATCGAAATCTTCAGACCGTCTTTAATTTTAGGAGAGCGCAAAGAAAAACGCACCTTCGAAGGTTTCGCGCAAAAAATCAGTCCATTCATGAACAAACTTCTGCCAGCGAAATACAAAGCAATTCAGGCCAAAGACATCGCTAAAGCCATGGCCATTGCCACTGTGAACTTTTATCCGGGATTATTCATTTACGATTCCGGCGAAATTCAAAAAATCGCGGATGGAAAATATCATCAGCACTAA
- a CDS encoding L,D-transpeptidase, with amino-acid sequence MRRFIFLVSLLTVMLSSNLAFALDKSELKVGKVYYVSYYYLNVRSAPTTADKNIVGSLNTNDRVELTNIMPGYSSFVQVRVISSTGTNFSADDTFYVTKDYLNENPQPITNASRYFIIQNIATEKTRVYERCTEAPNCPHRLVMETEMVVGRNEEGTDKDRYAYMTWLGHSKVDQWVKFYSDSKQSYPSWYSQNQDVKSIPTPISDSMTKLLGSRKWVVKGADGKDTVYGAFGWYAAKLVPADETSGVNYQWMHGTIGWGKDGADTIDVTRGVLINIFSNPGSHGCTRLENRAIAFLRAFIAPGTDVYRVYARESTREKEVVSGVFKKKITPYPRYAQNYNNPAHWNYMLLTDGAQQANGLTADARVITARNITVTPGVNLLEEGVYDVDQYPNPNGLDYRYASQSGRSGDRYRIDSGKEEDAPNTHFQGYFLVDEGRFINYSHPDATAVKGKVHVSGLPDFIDSIPRYLETDGEHNPPEPQYPKENDRNSG; translated from the coding sequence ATGAGACGATTTATTTTCTTAGTGAGTCTGTTAACCGTCATGCTATCTTCGAATCTAGCATTTGCGCTTGATAAATCAGAACTGAAAGTAGGAAAAGTTTATTACGTTTCTTATTACTATCTGAATGTGCGCTCGGCACCGACAACGGCAGATAAAAACATTGTCGGCAGTTTAAATACCAATGACCGAGTCGAATTGACAAACATCATGCCGGGCTATTCTTCCTTTGTACAAGTGCGCGTGATTTCTTCAACAGGTACGAACTTTTCTGCTGATGATACTTTCTATGTGACGAAAGATTATCTGAACGAAAATCCGCAACCGATCACAAATGCCAGTCGCTATTTTATTATTCAAAATATCGCGACAGAAAAAACGCGCGTGTACGAGCGTTGCACGGAAGCACCCAACTGCCCTCACCGTTTGGTGATGGAAACGGAAATGGTTGTGGGTCGTAACGAAGAAGGCACTGACAAAGATCGTTACGCTTATATGACTTGGTTGGGACATTCGAAGGTCGATCAGTGGGTTAAATTTTATAGCGATAGCAAACAAAGTTATCCAAGCTGGTATTCACAAAACCAAGATGTAAAATCGATTCCCACGCCCATTTCTGATAGCATGACGAAACTTTTGGGTTCACGTAAATGGGTCGTCAAAGGAGCTGATGGTAAAGACACCGTTTATGGGGCTTTCGGTTGGTATGCGGCGAAGCTTGTGCCGGCTGATGAAACTTCGGGTGTGAACTATCAGTGGATGCATGGAACAATCGGCTGGGGCAAAGATGGCGCTGATACAATCGACGTTACTCGCGGAGTTTTGATTAATATCTTTTCCAATCCAGGTTCACATGGTTGTACCCGTTTAGAAAATCGTGCGATTGCTTTTTTGCGAGCCTTCATTGCGCCGGGTACGGATGTATACCGAGTGTATGCGCGTGAATCGACGCGTGAAAAAGAAGTTGTCTCTGGTGTCTTTAAAAAGAAAATAACTCCTTATCCCCGTTATGCACAAAATTATAATAATCCTGCGCACTGGAATTACATGTTATTGACGGATGGAGCACAACAAGCCAATGGTTTGACGGCAGATGCACGTGTGATCACTGCTCGTAACATCACGGTCACTCCAGGCGTCAATCTTTTGGAAGAAGGCGTTTACGATGTCGATCAATATCCAAATCCTAATGGCTTAGATTATCGCTATGCTTCGCAGTCGGGTCGTTCGGGAGATCGTTATCGCATCGATTCGGGGAAAGAAGAAGATGCTCCGAATACGCACTTTCAGGGTTATTTCCTCGTTGATGAGGGACGCTTCATCAATTACTCTCATCCTGACGCAACAGCAGTGAAAGGGAAAGTTCACGTGAGCGGACTCCCGGATTTTATCGACTCGATTCCAAGATATTTGGAAACCGATGGCGAGCATAATCCACCGGAACCTCAGTATCCGAAGGAGAACGACCGTAACTCAGGTTAA
- the ftsY gene encoding signal recognition particle-docking protein FtsY, with protein sequence MSPSHESQIEILFGIAAILLTIIFVAIFLSFIKTLRREKQKELEHQAKRDLLPPEEKAKEKVLEPATAAEAEAEASHETLAHTDSTGNIVSDIQAVDLRDALKKTEENLFGRIRNLFKSESNNKHLDEIEEILYTSDLGPITVQRLMAALEDKLSKKERADYDLVRETLKEEIKNIFAGSHSASSNHGILEKIRFADSGPTVLMIVGVNGAGKTTSIGKIAAQLAGQGKKVLVAAGDTFRAAAGGQLKVWTDRAAVEIFSPEGVTDPSAVAFDAVAKGKSQGYDVVIVDTAGRLHTQANLMEEIKKMKRVMTKVIPEAPHETLIVLDANSGQNALMQAKEFHNALGLTGAVLTKMDGTAKGGVAVGLAQELQIPIKLIGVGERIQDLRTFSAQEFVDSLFQ encoded by the coding sequence ATGTCACCCAGTCACGAAAGCCAAATCGAAATTCTTTTCGGTATCGCTGCCATTCTTTTGACGATCATTTTTGTCGCGATCTTCTTGAGCTTCATCAAGACACTTCGTCGTGAAAAACAAAAAGAGTTAGAACATCAAGCTAAACGCGATCTTTTGCCGCCAGAAGAAAAGGCCAAAGAGAAAGTTCTTGAACCTGCAACCGCTGCGGAAGCGGAAGCAGAGGCTTCACATGAAACTCTGGCGCACACGGATTCAACGGGAAATATCGTTTCTGATATTCAAGCGGTGGATTTGCGCGATGCTTTGAAAAAGACAGAAGAAAATCTTTTCGGTCGTATTCGCAATTTGTTTAAATCGGAATCGAACAACAAACACTTGGATGAAATCGAAGAGATTTTATACACGAGCGATTTAGGTCCGATCACAGTGCAACGTTTGATGGCGGCACTTGAAGATAAACTTTCAAAGAAAGAGCGCGCCGACTACGATCTTGTGCGTGAAACTTTGAAAGAAGAAATTAAAAACATCTTCGCAGGTTCACATTCGGCTTCTTCAAATCACGGTATCCTTGAAAAAATCCGTTTCGCAGATTCGGGCCCTACAGTGTTGATGATCGTAGGCGTGAACGGGGCGGGTAAAACAACGTCGATTGGTAAAATCGCGGCGCAACTTGCGGGCCAAGGTAAAAAAGTTTTGGTAGCAGCAGGGGACACATTCCGTGCAGCAGCGGGTGGCCAATTAAAAGTTTGGACGGACCGTGCCGCAGTGGAAATCTTCTCACCAGAAGGTGTGACAGATCCAAGTGCTGTGGCATTTGATGCTGTCGCAAAAGGCAAGTCGCAAGGTTATGACGTGGTGATCGTCGATACGGCGGGCCGTTTGCACACACAAGCAAACTTGATGGAAGAAATCAAAAAAATGAAACGTGTGATGACGAAGGTGATCCCTGAAGCACCACATGAAACATTGATCGTCCTTGATGCGAACTCAGGCCAAAACGCTTTGATGCAAGCCAAGGAGTTCCACAATGCTTTAGGCTTAACGGGTGCAGTTCTAACGAAAATGGACGGCACAGCAAAAGGCGGCGTGGCGGTAGGTCTTGCGCAAGAATTGCAGATCCCAATCAAATTGATCGGTGTGGGTGAGCGTATTCAAGATCTTCGTACGTTCTCTGCTCAAGAGTTCGTTGATTCTTTGTTCCAATAG
- a CDS encoding microtubule-binding protein: MAFNYEKHKASHSQDSFWTSYSDLFLGLSTIFLLLYVVSSLRTGTDALRSQVENQKLTMQVEELEHQLKMYESVKNDYMANQAPKDEVQEYQELMDKLTLLQEDTKNEKDRLVQEALENEKKVKALNKYQQMVRNVLNANKMAKSKIINRDDLIKDQDVEIEGQAQEITGLQKDIQAKKEAIAMGEQQIQETRQALQKRLNELRAAYKQNKIAKGLFEQKMAQVRNEAHQKVVSLSNTNAQYQAQLNQANAQLGKTQGELQKTQGLLAQKEGEALGLQGKLGEAQGQLGQVKGQLGQAQGQLAQAKGQLSNMEGQLNSTRGALAATQGKLASTEGALNATQGQLAKAKAEIEARKSVAGEIQKGFAKAGIKADIDMQTGDVILDFGQAYFESDSDRLKTEMKGVLEKAMPIYSRSLFGNPKVSEKISAVEIIGFASPTYQGRYVDPHSNKPEDKQALKYNMDLSYRRANAIFSYMLDEQNLKFEHQHDLLARMKVSGRSFLEVMKVQNRNVATAAEFCKQNDCKKAQRVIIRFGMDAKK; the protein is encoded by the coding sequence ATGGCGTTTAACTATGAAAAACACAAGGCAAGTCATTCTCAAGACAGCTTCTGGACTTCGTATTCAGACTTGTTCTTAGGTCTGAGTACAATCTTCCTTTTGCTGTATGTAGTTTCGAGTCTCAGAACGGGAACGGACGCCTTGCGCAGTCAGGTAGAGAATCAAAAGCTTACGATGCAAGTCGAAGAGCTTGAGCACCAACTCAAAATGTATGAGTCGGTGAAGAATGATTATATGGCTAACCAGGCTCCCAAGGACGAAGTGCAGGAGTATCAAGAGCTTATGGATAAGCTTACGCTACTTCAAGAAGACACGAAGAACGAAAAAGATCGTTTAGTGCAGGAAGCACTAGAAAACGAAAAGAAAGTGAAGGCACTTAATAAGTACCAACAAATGGTGCGCAACGTGCTTAACGCCAATAAAATGGCGAAATCAAAAATCATCAATCGTGATGATTTGATTAAAGACCAAGACGTCGAAATCGAAGGTCAAGCACAGGAAATCACAGGCTTACAAAAGGATATTCAGGCCAAAAAAGAAGCGATTGCTATGGGTGAACAACAAATCCAAGAAACTCGCCAAGCTTTGCAAAAGCGTTTGAATGAACTTCGTGCGGCTTACAAACAAAACAAAATTGCTAAAGGCTTGTTCGAGCAAAAAATGGCGCAAGTTCGCAATGAAGCGCACCAAAAAGTGGTGTCGTTATCGAACACTAATGCCCAATATCAAGCGCAGTTAAATCAGGCCAATGCTCAATTAGGTAAAACTCAAGGAGAGTTGCAAAAGACTCAAGGATTGCTCGCGCAGAAAGAAGGCGAAGCATTGGGTCTGCAAGGAAAATTGGGCGAGGCCCAAGGTCAGCTAGGTCAAGTGAAAGGACAACTTGGTCAAGCTCAAGGCCAGCTCGCGCAGGCAAAAGGTCAGTTGTCTAATATGGAAGGACAATTGAATTCGACTCGCGGTGCTTTGGCAGCAACACAAGGAAAGTTAGCATCGACAGAGGGCGCTTTGAACGCCACTCAAGGACAACTTGCAAAAGCGAAAGCAGAAATCGAAGCACGTAAATCTGTAGCCGGTGAAATCCAAAAAGGTTTCGCAAAAGCAGGTATCAAGGCCGATATCGATATGCAGACGGGTGATGTGATTCTTGATTTCGGTCAAGCGTACTTTGAAAGCGACTCGGATCGTTTGAAAACAGAGATGAAAGGTGTGCTTGAAAAAGCCATGCCGATCTATTCACGCTCGTTATTCGGTAATCCAAAAGTTTCCGAAAAAATTTCTGCGGTAGAGATCATTGGTTTCGCGTCACCGACTTATCAAGGTCGTTACGTTGATCCACACAGCAATAAACCTGAAGACAAGCAAGCTTTGAAATACAACATGGATTTAAGTTACCGCCGTGCGAACGCGATCTTCAGTTACATGTTGGATGAACAGAATTTGAAGTTCGAGCATCAACACGATTTGCTCGCACGTATGAAAGTGTCTGGTCGTTCGTTTCTTGAGGTTATGAAAGTTCAGAATCGTAACGTCGCGACGGCAGCAGAATTTTGTAAACAAAACGATTGTAAGAAAGCTCAGCGGGTAATCATCCGCTTCGGCATGGATGCAAAGAAATAA
- a CDS encoding 5-formyltetrahydrofolate cyclo-ligase — protein MSVWSSKKECRSYFKSLCAQEFAQGLVQNQQQLSKHLSDFMSRQSGVWGAYRALPQEAQVEAIFGITHIEWIFPRAIEVDQHRELEFCRVHQFIQGFFGILEPDQKSQVVDHHHVQGLLIPGLAFNKDGRRLGKGKGFYDRALENFSGLKVGICFDFQISQQTLPFEEHDVRMDVLITDSGLIDCRQF, from the coding sequence ATGTCTGTTTGGAGCTCTAAAAAGGAATGTCGTTCCTATTTTAAATCTCTTTGCGCTCAAGAGTTCGCGCAAGGTCTTGTTCAAAATCAACAACAGCTTTCCAAGCATCTGAGTGACTTTATGTCACGACAGAGCGGGGTGTGGGGCGCATATCGTGCCTTACCTCAAGAGGCCCAGGTCGAAGCGATCTTCGGGATCACTCACATCGAGTGGATTTTCCCAAGAGCCATCGAAGTCGATCAACACAGGGAGCTTGAGTTTTGTCGGGTTCATCAATTCATTCAGGGTTTCTTCGGAATCCTTGAGCCCGATCAGAAATCCCAAGTGGTGGATCATCACCATGTTCAGGGACTGTTGATTCCAGGTTTAGCGTTTAATAAAGACGGCCGTCGGCTGGGTAAGGGAAAAGGCTTTTATGATAGAGCCTTGGAAAACTTCTCTGGTTTGAAGGTGGGTATCTGTTTTGATTTTCAAATTTCACAACAGACTCTGCCGTTCGAAGAGCATGATGTGAGGATGGATGTTCTCATAACCGATTCGGGGCTCATCGACTGTCGTCAGTTTTAG
- a CDS encoding murein L,D-transpeptidase, whose protein sequence is MQLRSVLKKTFIYGMSMALLAPSFSHAADSVAGTEQAIQLSRYLYNADFDTARAPIKPSWGNFQIVPEHLRPLYVKVQYQPFWVTSDGRPNELAASLRTLLLGAARHGLNPGMYWDATMENGYNSNNRASWVTFEMLASEALIRYATHLTTGRFDPNLIDDDIMFKRKKLNIDRLLSAIQSGAGNFINSIEQMAPTHPRYRDLMYMTAQLYDQKAAGGWETITSPGVQLKLGVKNPVIVKLRKRLNQMGYYVSDAGGQLFDQEFDAALRQFQAMNGLTADGVIGVKSEVLRALNVSIDQRIQDVALNMEKLRWLPENLNYNRNIFVNLATSEFRMTDQGQLKFYFKTINGQSFRRTPTMKDSLSSIVINPNWTVPESIAYKDKLPKLRADSRYLDKHNMVLMNKSLSQVIDASSINWRSVDEAEMNRYWIVQNPGYDNALGVVKFQLSNGDAIYMHDTNERNLFTESERHLSSGCVRLEKPLEVASYILQDIGISYEDLVSMVPSRVDDVRRTKETKRGFTPWEVYFMYLTAERGDNGQMRFINDGYGQDSRMARTLQNSVEEQGLTPKANERMGVIQVLGKAGEYQVFKKVKAVRCDTTTRGSCDAAVSFDLNVQTQLPEGNYLLSFENSMYPGFVQVRANAPVVVQLQTVATIQPVKASNGKYASSTYIVYRDFTSQIEQQKLLWEMFYMKRHMNRLEKDNYGALYLADAWSQDFVQRFNFDACSKLNTFAEPSSQAKEICSTWNNARSPNDLYPLFFDAKTGNLKEMWVTAPGDVLSFEHPRHLISAPIKGAGTVQAFEGAYKTLQTSK, encoded by the coding sequence ATGCAATTAAGATCAGTTCTCAAAAAAACATTCATCTATGGTATGAGCATGGCGCTTTTGGCTCCAAGCTTTTCTCATGCAGCTGATAGCGTTGCTGGAACTGAGCAAGCGATTCAATTATCTCGCTACCTTTATAATGCTGACTTCGATACGGCTCGTGCGCCGATTAAACCTTCATGGGGCAATTTCCAAATCGTACCTGAGCACCTACGTCCTCTTTATGTGAAGGTTCAATATCAACCATTCTGGGTCACAAGCGATGGTCGTCCTAATGAACTCGCGGCAAGTCTTCGTACGCTGTTGTTGGGTGCCGCTCGCCACGGTCTGAATCCAGGAATGTATTGGGATGCCACGATGGAAAACGGTTACAACAGTAACAACCGCGCTTCGTGGGTGACATTTGAAATGCTTGCGAGTGAAGCATTGATTCGCTACGCAACTCATTTAACTACGGGTCGTTTCGATCCAAATTTGATTGATGATGATATCATGTTTAAACGTAAAAAATTAAACATCGATAGACTTTTATCTGCGATTCAATCGGGCGCAGGAAATTTCATTAACTCTATTGAGCAAATGGCGCCAACTCATCCACGTTACCGTGATCTGATGTACATGACGGCACAGCTTTATGATCAAAAGGCCGCAGGTGGCTGGGAAACAATCACATCTCCTGGTGTGCAATTGAAGCTCGGTGTGAAAAATCCAGTGATTGTGAAACTGCGCAAGCGATTAAACCAAATGGGTTACTACGTTTCAGATGCCGGTGGACAGTTGTTCGATCAAGAATTTGATGCTGCCTTAAGACAGTTCCAAGCGATGAACGGTCTGACAGCTGATGGTGTGATCGGTGTAAAATCAGAAGTGCTGCGTGCACTGAACGTTTCGATTGATCAACGTATTCAAGACGTTGCTTTAAATATGGAAAAGCTGCGTTGGCTTCCTGAAAATCTAAATTATAATCGCAATATTTTCGTGAATCTTGCGACTTCTGAATTCCGCATGACCGATCAAGGGCAGTTGAAGTTCTATTTTAAAACTATCAACGGTCAAAGTTTCCGTCGTACGCCAACGATGAAGGACTCGTTGTCATCTATTGTAATCAATCCGAATTGGACGGTGCCTGAAAGCATCGCTTATAAAGATAAACTTCCAAAACTTCGCGCGGATTCGCGTTATTTGGATAAGCACAACATGGTGTTGATGAATAAATCATTAAGCCAAGTTATTGATGCTTCATCGATCAACTGGCGCTCTGTTGATGAAGCGGAAATGAATCGTTATTGGATCGTACAAAATCCTGGTTACGACAATGCGTTGGGCGTGGTGAAATTCCAGCTTTCAAATGGCGACGCGATCTACATGCATGACACGAACGAACGCAATCTATTTACAGAGTCAGAACGCCACTTAAGTTCTGGTTGTGTGCGTTTGGAAAAACCATTGGAAGTTGCGTCTTATATTTTGCAAGACATCGGCATTAGCTATGAGGATCTAGTCAGCATGGTTCCAAGTCGTGTTGATGACGTTAGAAGAACAAAAGAAACGAAACGTGGTTTCACTCCATGGGAAGTTTATTTCATGTATCTGACGGCAGAGCGTGGTGATAACGGCCAAATGCGTTTCATTAACGATGGCTACGGTCAAGACAGTCGTATGGCGCGCACTTTACAGAACTCGGTTGAAGAACAAGGTCTAACTCCAAAAGCGAACGAACGCATGGGTGTGATTCAAGTGTTGGGTAAAGCTGGCGAATACCAAGTCTTCAAAAAAGTAAAAGCCGTTCGTTGCGATACAACGACACGCGGATCTTGTGATGCCGCGGTTTCGTTTGACCTTAACGTCCAAACACAATTGCCAGAGGGTAACTACTTATTGAGCTTTGAAAACTCAATGTACCCAGGTTTCGTGCAAGTGCGTGCGAATGCTCCTGTCGTTGTGCAGCTACAAACCGTCGCGACGATTCAACCAGTGAAAGCCTCAAACGGTAAGTACGCGTCTTCAACATATATTGTTTACCGCGACTTCACTTCGCAAATCGAGCAGCAGAAATTATTGTGGGAAATGTTCTATATGAAACGCCACATGAATCGTCTTGAGAAAGACAACTATGGCGCACTTTATCTTGCGGATGCTTGGAGCCAAGACTTCGTACAACGTTTCAACTTCGATGCATGTTCCAAATTGAACACTTTTGCTGAGCCTTCTTCTCAAGCAAAAGAGATTTGCTCGACGTGGAATAATGCCAGATCGCCTAACGATCTTTACCCATTATTTTTTGATGCGAAAACGGGCAATTTGAAAGAAATGTGGGTGACCGCTCCAGGAGATGTGCTATCCTTTGAGCATCCTCGCCATCTCATTTCGGCACCAATTAAAGGTGCGGGCACTGTTCAAGCTTTTGAAGGTGCTTATAAAACTTTGCAAACATCAAAGTAG
- a CDS encoding FHA domain-containing protein has translation MNTFTITIHRKDQILTKVVNKDSFTVGRSLDCDISLNESLISRVHLVVSRRWNQIWIEDKNSSNGTFLNGTKIVQGTPVNVINSDRIQLGKSEYILFIDLQTEEVQPEPELPELPPEREPPVEASATPSGFEETVAMPPPAMAPFQAEKILHEAKRKAAQIILEGETQAEKRVQVIYQKARDAQAQSDIYYQTRMAEAHKEADAILTDFQQQGRALLAEARTMAQELREEVDVYVQNLKQKAKADVENLTAEATLQAEKLKVEAFEAARASGQVEAEALVKKAQENADRSVEFAKLQVNEIQDKVKSDKELLQTLEQSLRETNQELESAREAFATVKASQEETSKTLTEQSEALTDLTARYEELKTVHAQLEVEHARIQQDHAETQERIQREHDELQSRVLAEHEENQARIKAEHEAAVALMQTEHSALQEKNSSEHQANQDRIQAEHAKTMEALKAEHKAALEKQQQQQAHLAMDIHDLEAKKAHLFKEYDGQKIFLNEKLEKEKSQIMKSEEVRLEEMRIEMSKRLHKMEQDLLDDLICKKATMVKEIHSLVEREIVQVMDTKQWSTISEQVEHKIQEAIDGRVATLSQSSVNNTAKPVDLMKKRKAEKMRWATAGLAMGALVYFVSQVAVERVSSDKAPLRTIAAAEAKKRQDDLEKRKFNPPQAEELKDSYTDSVIYTRNYPEIYLDNEFQQKLYKATANYLLKTWRIDEDRSLQVLSASNALVKELLDRKSKIHPDFIKEGLDKMHIFENQTLARMKDLLGSEVRLESYRRFERNFYKEEVQRRRMAQH, from the coding sequence GTGAATACGTTTACGATCACAATTCATCGCAAAGATCAGATTCTCACGAAAGTCGTGAACAAGGATTCGTTCACGGTGGGCCGATCTTTGGATTGTGATATCTCTTTGAATGAGTCTTTAATCAGTCGTGTGCATCTTGTGGTGAGTCGCCGTTGGAATCAGATTTGGATTGAAGATAAGAACTCATCAAATGGGACTTTTCTGAATGGAACGAAGATCGTTCAAGGCACACCTGTGAACGTGATAAATTCCGACAGAATTCAACTTGGTAAATCAGAATATATTCTCTTCATTGATTTGCAGACGGAAGAAGTTCAACCCGAACCAGAATTGCCAGAACTTCCACCAGAGCGTGAACCGCCAGTGGAGGCTTCTGCAACCCCTTCAGGCTTTGAAGAAACTGTTGCGATGCCACCTCCAGCGATGGCACCGTTTCAAGCTGAAAAAATTCTGCACGAAGCAAAACGTAAAGCGGCACAAATTATTCTTGAAGGTGAAACTCAGGCCGAAAAACGTGTGCAGGTTATTTATCAAAAAGCCCGTGATGCGCAAGCGCAGTCCGATATCTATTATCAAACTCGTATGGCCGAAGCCCATAAAGAGGCTGACGCTATTTTGACGGACTTCCAACAACAAGGTCGCGCGTTGCTTGCTGAAGCGCGCACGATGGCGCAAGAGCTGCGTGAAGAAGTTGACGTCTATGTTCAAAATCTAAAACAAAAAGCCAAAGCCGATGTCGAAAACTTGACGGCGGAAGCCACTTTGCAGGCTGAAAAATTGAAAGTTGAAGCTTTTGAAGCCGCTCGTGCAAGTGGCCAGGTTGAAGCAGAAGCTTTAGTTAAAAAAGCTCAAGAAAACGCCGATCGTTCTGTTGAGTTCGCAAAACTTCAAGTGAACGAAATCCAAGATAAAGTTAAATCCGACAAAGAGCTTCTGCAAACTCTTGAACAGTCTTTGCGTGAAACCAATCAAGAATTGGAAAGTGCACGTGAAGCATTTGCGACTGTCAAAGCTTCACAAGAAGAGACCAGCAAAACTTTGACGGAACAAAGTGAAGCTTTGACGGACTTGACTGCGCGCTATGAAGAATTAAAAACGGTGCATGCACAATTAGAAGTCGAGCATGCACGCATTCAACAAGACCACGCTGAAACGCAAGAACGCATTCAGCGCGAGCACGATGAACTTCAATCACGTGTACTTGCTGAACACGAAGAAAATCAAGCGCGCATTAAAGCAGAACATGAAGCTGCCGTGGCGCTAATGCAAACCGAGCATTCCGCTTTGCAAGAAAAGAATTCTTCAGAACATCAAGCAAATCAAGATCGCATCCAGGCAGAGCACGCCAAAACGATGGAAGCTTTGAAAGCGGAGCATAAAGCTGCTTTAGAAAAGCAGCAGCAACAGCAAGCTCATTTAGCGATGGATATCCATGATCTTGAAGCGAAGAAGGCCCATCTATTTAAAGAATACGATGGCCAAAAGATCTTCTTGAATGAAAAGCTAGAAAAAGAAAAATCACAAATCATGAAATCCGAAGAAGTGCGCCTTGAAGAAATGCGCATCGAGATGTCAAAACGTCTGCATAAGATGGAACAAGATCTTCTCGACGATTTGATTTGTAAAAAAGCGACGATGGTTAAAGAAATCCACTCGTTGGTTGAGCGTGAAATCGTGCAGGTGATGGATACCAAACAATGGTCGACGATTTCAGAGCAAGTTGAACATAAAATTCAAGAGGCCATCGATGGTCGTGTCGCAACATTGTCGCAATCAAGCGTGAACAATACCGCGAAACCTGTCGATTTGATGAAAAAACGCAAAGCCGAAAAAATGCGTTGGGCAACAGCCGGTCTTGCCATGGGAGCCTTGGTTTATTTTGTCAGCCAAGTGGCCGTTGAAAGAGTCAGCTCTGACAAAGCTCCACTGCGCACGATTGCCGCGGCTGAAGCTAAGAAACGTCAGGATGACTTAGAAAAACGCAAATTCAATCCTCCGCAGGCGGAAGAGTTGAAAGACTCTTATACGGACTCGGTGATTTATACGCGCAACTATCCCGAGATTTATTTGGATAACGAATTCCAACAAAAACTTTATAAAGCGACAGCGAACTATTTGCTAAAAACATGGCGTATTGATGAAGACCGCTCTTTGCAAGTGTTGTCGGCTTCAAATGCCTTGGTGAAAGAGTTGTTGGATCGCAAATCTAAAATCCATCCGGACTTTATCAAAGAGGGCTTGGATAAGATGCATATCTTTGAAAATCAAACTTTGGCGCGCATGAAGGACCTGTTAGGTTCTGAGGTCCGCTTAGAGTCGTACCGTCGCTTTGAACGCAATTTCTATAAAGAAGAAGTCCAACGTCGAAGAATGGCGCAACATTAG